A single genomic interval of Agarivorans aestuarii harbors:
- a CDS encoding UDP-2,3-diacylglucosamine diphosphatase: protein MTTKQIYQSLWLSDIHLGCKDCKAEMLLQLLQQTKAKRIFLVGDIVDVWALKRRVYWPESHNQVLQYLMSLAKSGCELVYIPGNHDQLFKAYHGMDLADVRVSKQYRYTSITGKQILMVHGDQFDEEVCFGRFYAKLGDHLYDFLLFLNRSSSKIRHALGYPYWSLAGYIKSKIAKATEAIARYRQAVVNEAVRQGVDVVICGHIHHPELSEQQGVVYANDGDWIENCTLLCETMDGQLQLRRWDDRLKTTVELESINLAEPQVLSAEKVA from the coding sequence ATGACAACAAAACAGATCTATCAAAGCCTATGGCTCTCAGATATTCACCTGGGTTGTAAAGATTGCAAGGCAGAAATGCTACTGCAGCTATTACAACAAACTAAAGCCAAGCGAATTTTTTTGGTGGGAGACATTGTTGATGTATGGGCGTTAAAGCGCCGGGTATATTGGCCAGAGTCTCACAACCAAGTGCTGCAATACTTGATGAGTTTGGCTAAATCAGGTTGTGAACTGGTTTACATTCCCGGCAATCACGACCAACTGTTTAAGGCTTATCACGGCATGGATCTCGCCGATGTGAGAGTGAGCAAACAGTACCGCTATACCAGCATTACCGGTAAACAAATTTTGATGGTGCATGGTGATCAGTTCGACGAAGAAGTCTGTTTTGGCCGTTTTTACGCCAAGTTGGGCGATCACCTTTATGACTTCTTATTATTTCTAAACCGCTCTTCGAGCAAAATTCGCCATGCGCTGGGTTATCCCTATTGGTCGTTGGCGGGGTATATCAAGTCTAAAATTGCCAAAGCCACCGAAGCTATCGCTCGCTATCGCCAAGCGGTGGTGAATGAAGCCGTACGCCAAGGAGTAGATGTGGTGATATGTGGTCACATTCATCACCCAGAGCTAAGTGAGCAACAGGGCGTTGTATATGCTAACGATGGTGATTGGATTGAAAACTGCACCTTATTGTGTGAAACCATGGATGGTCAGCTGCAATTACGCCGCTGGGACGACCGTTTAAAAACAACAGTGGAACTCGAATCGATTAACCTTGCTGAGCCTCAAGTACTAAGTGCTGAAAAAGTAGCTTAA
- a CDS encoding Lrp/AsnC family transcriptional regulator, with product MRLDRTDRKILDLMQNNGRISNLELAEQVGLSPSPCSRRVKALEDAGLIAKHVTLLNEKKLNLNLTAYIHISMDRHTPERFENFQKIISAYEEVMECALVTGTDADYQLKVVVRDMEHYQAFLLGKLTRIEGVTGVRSSFVLQQVFSHTALPLSQIK from the coding sequence ATGCGCCTTGATCGCACCGATAGAAAGATTTTAGATTTGATGCAGAACAATGGGCGAATTAGCAATTTAGAGTTAGCTGAGCAAGTTGGTTTGTCACCATCCCCTTGCTCGCGGCGGGTTAAGGCCTTAGAAGATGCCGGGCTCATTGCTAAACACGTTACCTTACTTAACGAAAAAAAACTCAACCTAAACCTTACCGCTTATATTCATATCTCTATGGACAGGCATACCCCAGAGCGCTTCGAAAACTTTCAAAAAATAATTAGTGCCTATGAAGAAGTTATGGAGTGCGCATTAGTTACTGGCACCGACGCCGATTACCAGCTTAAAGTTGTGGTTAGAGATATGGAGCATTATCAGGCGTTTTTGTTGGGCAAACTAACTCGGATAGAAGGGGTTACCGGCGTGCGCTCTAGCTTTGTGCTGCAGCAGGTGTTTAGCCACACCGCCTTGCCTTTATCGCAGATAAAATAA
- a CDS encoding DUF3581 family protein has product MNLNQYFSREDQQFVFSRQQACDFAKGVANDFNAIHDADSSRFCVPGDLLFSVMLSELGLSQDMQFTFAGMVTDGVPLSIEQQEQHCLLVDNNGKEYLQVERSGENLKDAEIIGDIIADYVRFSGRNFPHILVPLLEEQGLMLNRKRPLVIYENMSLHFEQLPTRSPHLEFVGGEFVPNGKRGVALLKFTISEDGQVIGKGQKRMVLGSLLPYEKAESDMLIDNYEGCRQAFLKRQQA; this is encoded by the coding sequence ATGAATTTAAACCAATATTTTAGTCGAGAAGATCAGCAGTTTGTATTTAGCAGACAGCAAGCTTGTGATTTTGCCAAAGGCGTCGCCAACGACTTTAATGCCATTCACGATGCAGACTCTTCGCGCTTCTGTGTTCCTGGTGATTTATTATTCTCGGTAATGCTTAGCGAGCTAGGCCTTAGCCAAGACATGCAATTTACCTTTGCCGGCATGGTCACCGATGGCGTACCACTAAGCATTGAGCAGCAAGAGCAACACTGCTTACTGGTAGATAACAACGGTAAAGAGTACCTGCAAGTAGAACGCAGCGGTGAAAACCTAAAAGATGCTGAGATTATTGGCGATATTATTGCTGACTATGTGCGTTTCTCTGGGCGTAACTTTCCGCACATATTAGTCCCCCTACTCGAAGAACAAGGATTAATGCTTAACCGCAAGCGTCCGTTAGTGATTTACGAAAACATGAGCCTGCATTTCGAGCAATTACCAACTCGCTCTCCACACTTAGAGTTTGTTGGCGGTGAGTTTGTTCCAAATGGTAAACGTGGCGTAGCCTTGCTTAAATTTACTATTAGCGAAGATGGTCAAGTTATCGGCAAAGGCCAAAAACGCATGGTATTAGGCAGTTTACTTCCGTACGAAAAAGCCGAAAGTGACATGCTAATTGATAACTACGAGGGGTGCCGCCAGGCCTTCTTAAAACGCCAACAAGCGTAA
- a CDS encoding gluconeogenesis factor YvcK family protein → MRSNSPQRPLSIATIGGGSGHFVLLSALRDADHLAISAIVSMTDSGGSTGRLRDELGILPPGDILKCVLALSPYRELARKLLLKRFTKGKRLSGHSAGNMLLTMLSQYSGSFSEGIQGLAQMLDVEGEILPVTIDKSTLVAELTSGERIFGESAIDLPRGDQREKIANVFLVPHHAEQVRVYPPVIERINTVEAIVLGPGDLFTSIIPNLLVPGVKEAIKSSKAKLVYVSNIMTKFGETDGYNLEHFISDLEHYLGRPLDAVVVNNHIPSDEMIANYNLERAQVVAVDDLEAIGNKYQLIYADLIDEDSDIVRHDSEKLANALLPYLSSLDSQTLSLVKASGTEG, encoded by the coding sequence GTGAGATCGAATTCCCCACAACGCCCATTATCAATTGCCACCATTGGCGGCGGAAGCGGTCACTTTGTATTGTTATCGGCTCTTAGAGATGCAGATCACCTAGCGATTAGCGCCATTGTATCGATGACCGACAGTGGCGGAAGCACCGGCCGCCTGCGTGATGAACTAGGCATTTTGCCACCAGGGGATATTCTTAAATGTGTATTAGCCCTCTCTCCCTATCGAGAATTAGCCCGTAAGCTTTTGTTAAAACGCTTTACCAAAGGCAAGCGTTTGTCTGGTCATAGTGCCGGTAACATGTTGCTTACCATGCTCTCGCAATACAGCGGATCTTTTTCGGAAGGTATTCAAGGCTTAGCACAAATGCTCGACGTTGAAGGAGAGATTTTGCCGGTCACCATTGATAAGTCCACCTTAGTGGCGGAACTTACCAGCGGTGAACGTATTTTTGGTGAGAGTGCTATCGATTTGCCTCGCGGCGATCAACGAGAAAAAATAGCCAATGTATTTTTAGTTCCTCATCACGCTGAACAAGTGCGAGTTTATCCACCAGTGATTGAGCGCATCAACACCGTTGAGGCGATTGTACTAGGCCCTGGCGATCTATTTACCAGCATTATTCCTAATCTATTAGTGCCGGGTGTTAAGGAAGCGATAAAAAGCAGCAAAGCTAAGCTTGTGTATGTAAGCAACATTATGACTAAGTTTGGTGAGACCGACGGTTATAATTTAGAGCATTTCATTTCGGATTTAGAGCACTATTTGGGTCGACCTCTAGATGCTGTAGTGGTGAATAACCATATACCCAGTGACGAAATGATAGCTAACTACAACTTAGAGCGCGCGCAAGTAGTAGCGGTTGATGATCTAGAAGCTATTGGTAACAAATATCAGCTGATTTATGCCGACTTAATTGATGAAGACAGCGATATAGTACGTCACGATTCAGAAAAACTTGCCAACGCCTTACTGCCCTACCTCAGTAGTTTAGACAGCCAAACCTTATCGCTGGTAAAAGCTAGCGGAACTGAGGGTTAA